In one Silene latifolia isolate original U9 population chromosome 10, ASM4854445v1, whole genome shotgun sequence genomic region, the following are encoded:
- the LOC141608936 gene encoding heavy metal-associated isoprenylated plant protein 24-like: protein MGVEGTLEYLSDLIKSAKKKKRKQFNTVNLKVTRIDCEGCALKIKKTLSGLKGVKSVDVDMKTQKVTVTGFVEPKKVLAAAQATKKKVEIWPYVPYTMVAHPYIAGAYDKKAPPNLVRKVDDPINPIEERYTTMFSDENPDACSIM, encoded by the exons ATGGGCGTCGAGGGCACTCTAGAGTACTTGTCCGACTTGATTAAAAGTGCCAAGAAAAAGAAGCGCAAACAGTTTAATACGGTTAATCTAAAAGTCACTAGAATTGATTGTGAGGGATGTGCCCTCAAAATCAAGAAAACACTCTCTGGACTCAAAG GGGTGAAGTCGGTGGACGTAGATATGAAGACTCAGAAGGTGACAGTAACAGGGTTTGTGGAGCCAAAGAAGGTGTTAGCCGCGGCACAAGCGACCAAGAAGAAGGTGGAGATATGGCCGTACGTGCCATACACGATGGTGGCGCATCCGTACATAGCAGGGGCATATGATAAGAAAGCGCCACCTAATTTGGTTAGGAAGGTGGATGATCCAATTAACCCTATAGAAGAGCGATATACAACCATGTTTAGTGATGAGAATCCTGATGCTTGCTCCATTATGTAA